From a single Pseudoliparis swirei isolate HS2019 ecotype Mariana Trench chromosome 12, NWPU_hadal_v1, whole genome shotgun sequence genomic region:
- the LOC130202306 gene encoding probable G-protein coupled receptor 139 isoform X1, whose protein sequence is MEEANVTIFSTAFVAVQKVYYPLLCVMGIPANLFTFYMICFRKCGMSNTAIIYLSCLALVDTFYLVWVILVDLTLTFWLLQPFWHSYPWCAILGFLQYGSLYSSSWIVSVFTIERYLVLRSTAAKQHFSQARVTKLTCVAIVLVSHLASVPLGWINTVTPVDLTVDGVNMTLPRCHYRNEVYTTVIVWITTFLSGGIPIVLVIIFNYLIGHHLCRATNLFTKEERRAMHGRSTRGMLKRTILLLGTVSVTFVVLSLPRFVTYCILRTKYNYEDFNRNDYSIPINVAGDLANMLQNLNSATNFLLYCMVSRRFRQELVQMATCKAKALELGSILSHTTMKVFSVADHKASPSSDPVAVVLTNLKPTVERTRKKGQGSDYYLERVNHP, encoded by the exons ATGGAGGAAGCCAATGTCACCATCTTCTCCACCGCCTTTGTCGCCGTTCAGAAGGTCTACTACCCATTGCTTTGCGTCATGGGCATTCCAG CCAACCTCTTCACATTCTACATGATCTGCTTCCGTAAATGTGGGATGTCCAACACAGCCATCATTTACCTGAGCTGCCTGGCCCTCGTGGACACCTTCTACCTGGTGTGGGTGATCCTGGTCGACCTGACCCTCACCTTCTGGCTACTGCAGCCCTTTTGGCACTCCTATCCCTGGTGTGCCATCCTGGGGTTCCTGCAGTATGGATCGCTCTACAGCTCCTCCTGGATCGTGTCGGTGTTCACCATCGAGCGCTACCTCGTTCTTCGCAGCACGGCGGCCAAGCAGCACTTCTCCCAGGCCCGGGTCACTAAACTGACCTGTGTTGCCATCGTCCTGGTGTCGCACCTCGCCTCCGTGCCGTTGGGCTGGATCAATACCGTCACCCCGGTCGATCTCACCGTGGACGGGGTAAATATGACGCTGCCCAGGTGTCACTACCGCAACGAGGTGTACACTACAGTTATTGTGTGGATAACTACCTTCCTCTCGGGGGGAATCCCCATCGTGTTGGTCATCATCTTCAACTACCTCATAGGGCACCATCTGTGCCGCGCCACAAACCTCTTCACCAAGGAAGAGCGTCGCGCCATGCATGGGAGGAGCACCAGGGGCATGCTGAAGAGGACCATCCTGCTGCTGGGCACCGTCTCTGTGACCTTCGTCGTCCTCAGCCTGCCCCGCTTTGTCACGTACTGCATCCTCAGGACCAAGTACAACTACGAGGATTTCAACAGAAACGACTACAGCATCCCCATCAATGTGGCCGGAGACTTAGCCAACATGCTGCAGAACCTCAACTCCGCCACCAACTTCCTGCTCTACTGCATGGTCAGCCGGCGCTTCCGGCAGGAGCTGGTCCAAATGGCAACGTGTAAGGCGAAGGCCCTCGAGCTGGGCTCCATCCTCTCCCACACCACCATGAAAGTCTTCTCAGTGGCAGATCATAAGGCCTCGCCATCCAGTGACCCTGTGGCTGTGGTGCTAACCAATCTCAAACCGACAGTAGAAAGGACCAGGAAGAAAGGCCAAGGATCAGACTATTACCTTGAAAGAGTAAACCATCCATGA
- the LOC130202306 gene encoding probable G-protein coupled receptor 139 isoform X2: MEEANVTIFSTAFVAVQKVYYPLLCVMGIPAIIYLSCLALVDTFYLVWVILVDLTLTFWLLQPFWHSYPWCAILGFLQYGSLYSSSWIVSVFTIERYLVLRSTAAKQHFSQARVTKLTCVAIVLVSHLASVPLGWINTVTPVDLTVDGVNMTLPRCHYRNEVYTTVIVWITTFLSGGIPIVLVIIFNYLIGHHLCRATNLFTKEERRAMHGRSTRGMLKRTILLLGTVSVTFVVLSLPRFVTYCILRTKYNYEDFNRNDYSIPINVAGDLANMLQNLNSATNFLLYCMVSRRFRQELVQMATCKAKALELGSILSHTTMKVFSVADHKASPSSDPVAVVLTNLKPTVERTRKKGQGSDYYLERVNHP; the protein is encoded by the exons ATGGAGGAAGCCAATGTCACCATCTTCTCCACCGCCTTTGTCGCCGTTCAGAAGGTCTACTACCCATTGCTTTGCGTCATGGGCATTCCAG CCATCATTTACCTGAGCTGCCTGGCCCTCGTGGACACCTTCTACCTGGTGTGGGTGATCCTGGTCGACCTGACCCTCACCTTCTGGCTACTGCAGCCCTTTTGGCACTCCTATCCCTGGTGTGCCATCCTGGGGTTCCTGCAGTATGGATCGCTCTACAGCTCCTCCTGGATCGTGTCGGTGTTCACCATCGAGCGCTACCTCGTTCTTCGCAGCACGGCGGCCAAGCAGCACTTCTCCCAGGCCCGGGTCACTAAACTGACCTGTGTTGCCATCGTCCTGGTGTCGCACCTCGCCTCCGTGCCGTTGGGCTGGATCAATACCGTCACCCCGGTCGATCTCACCGTGGACGGGGTAAATATGACGCTGCCCAGGTGTCACTACCGCAACGAGGTGTACACTACAGTTATTGTGTGGATAACTACCTTCCTCTCGGGGGGAATCCCCATCGTGTTGGTCATCATCTTCAACTACCTCATAGGGCACCATCTGTGCCGCGCCACAAACCTCTTCACCAAGGAAGAGCGTCGCGCCATGCATGGGAGGAGCACCAGGGGCATGCTGAAGAGGACCATCCTGCTGCTGGGCACCGTCTCTGTGACCTTCGTCGTCCTCAGCCTGCCCCGCTTTGTCACGTACTGCATCCTCAGGACCAAGTACAACTACGAGGATTTCAACAGAAACGACTACAGCATCCCCATCAATGTGGCCGGAGACTTAGCCAACATGCTGCAGAACCTCAACTCCGCCACCAACTTCCTGCTCTACTGCATGGTCAGCCGGCGCTTCCGGCAGGAGCTGGTCCAAATGGCAACGTGTAAGGCGAAGGCCCTCGAGCTGGGCTCCATCCTCTCCCACACCACCATGAAAGTCTTCTCAGTGGCAGATCATAAGGCCTCGCCATCCAGTGACCCTGTGGCTGTGGTGCTAACCAATCTCAAACCGACAGTAGAAAGGACCAGGAAGAAAGGCCAAGGATCAGACTATTACCTTGAAAGAGTAAACCATCCATGA